Proteins co-encoded in one Zymomonas mobilis subsp. mobilis ATCC 10988 genomic window:
- a CDS encoding DHA2 family efflux MFS transporter permease subunit, whose product MTFLQKISHRFHDFFAGFSFGPPDDQRKPASAEGLLSGSKQAIACIILALTNFMVVLDTTIANVSVPHIAGDLAVSNSQGTWVITSYAVAEAICVPLTGWLSRRFGTVLLFFISIIGFTSFSCLCGFSHSLMVLLIFRCLQGFFGGPLMPITQTLLLRVFRKEQHAQAMGIWAMTTITAPIIGPIMGGWLSDNWSWPWIFYINIPIGIICAMGVFALLRSVETRTLKEYIDKGGLTIMVIWIACLQIALDLGHDHDWLSSRMIVTLLILAAIGFVVFVIWELTEKQPIVDLKIFRHRGFTISVLSLSFSFGVFFASAVIIPQWLQRVMGYTATDSGLVTAMSGILAVCFSPIVAKLSGKVDARILVSFGILWLGGCTALRTFWDTNSSYWIFAVPQFLQGIGMPFFFVPLTTLALSSVLPEETTSAAGLMNFLRTLAGAIGTSWSTTVWEDYARKMHNELANVIPTPNAILPVLQMGGQNTLKARAFFDALVDTQSYALSTTHIFFISTMVFVVASSVIWLAPAPKKKQGKQG is encoded by the coding sequence TTGACCTTTCTTCAAAAAATTAGTCATCGCTTTCATGACTTTTTTGCGGGTTTTTCCTTTGGTCCTCCCGATGATCAAAGGAAGCCCGCCTCGGCGGAAGGTCTTCTGTCTGGTTCTAAACAGGCCATTGCCTGTATCATTCTGGCTTTGACCAATTTTATGGTTGTGCTTGATACAACCATTGCCAATGTTTCGGTGCCTCATATCGCTGGAGACCTTGCGGTTTCTAACTCCCAAGGCACTTGGGTTATTACCTCTTATGCGGTGGCAGAAGCTATCTGTGTGCCATTGACGGGATGGCTTTCCCGTCGTTTTGGCACCGTGCTTTTGTTCTTTATTTCGATTATTGGTTTTACCAGTTTCTCTTGCTTGTGCGGTTTTTCGCATAGCCTGATGGTTCTGTTGATTTTCCGTTGTTTGCAGGGCTTTTTCGGTGGCCCGTTGATGCCAATTACTCAAACGCTTTTGCTGCGTGTGTTCAGAAAAGAGCAGCATGCGCAAGCGATGGGTATTTGGGCAATGACGACTATTACCGCGCCAATTATTGGCCCTATTATGGGTGGTTGGTTAAGTGATAACTGGTCGTGGCCGTGGATTTTCTATATCAATATTCCTATCGGGATTATCTGTGCCATGGGTGTTTTTGCTCTGTTACGGAGTGTCGAAACCCGCACCCTGAAAGAATATATTGATAAGGGCGGCCTCACTATCATGGTTATCTGGATCGCTTGTCTCCAGATTGCCCTTGACCTTGGTCACGATCACGACTGGTTGAGCAGCCGGATGATTGTCACCCTGCTTATTCTGGCGGCAATCGGCTTCGTTGTTTTCGTGATTTGGGAGCTGACCGAAAAACAACCGATCGTTGATCTTAAGATCTTCCGGCATCGCGGCTTTACGATCAGTGTTCTGTCCCTATCCTTTAGTTTCGGGGTGTTTTTCGCTTCGGCCGTGATTATTCCGCAGTGGCTTCAACGTGTTATGGGCTATACCGCAACCGATTCCGGTCTTGTGACCGCTATGTCGGGTATTCTGGCGGTATGTTTTTCTCCTATCGTTGCAAAGTTAAGCGGTAAGGTTGATGCCCGTATTCTTGTCAGTTTCGGTATTTTATGGCTGGGAGGATGCACGGCGCTCCGCACTTTTTGGGATACCAATAGCAGCTATTGGATATTTGCGGTTCCCCAATTTTTGCAGGGTATCGGGATGCCTTTCTTCTTCGTCCCGTTGACGACCCTTGCTTTATCTTCCGTGTTGCCGGAAGAAACGACTTCTGCCGCGGGTCTCATGAACTTTTTGAGAACTTTGGCGGGGGCTATCGGAACCTCTTGGTCAACCACGGTTTGGGAAGATTATGCCCGTAAAATGCATAATGAATTGGCCAATGTCATTCCGACCCCGAATGCCATCTTGCCCGTTCTGCAAATGGGTGGGCAAAATACCCTGAAAGCCAGAGCTTTTTTCGATGCTTTGGTGGATACGCAGTCTTATGCGCTATCAACGACCCATATTTTCTTTATCAGCACGATGGTTTTTGTTGTGGCTTCTTCGGTGATCTGGTTGGCACCAGCGCCCAAGAAAAAGCAAGGAAAACAGGGATAA
- a CDS encoding HlyD family efflux transporter periplasmic adaptor subunit: MADNNTTVQAAADQGDSKLSLDKQDATQNTASEPDEQNKSNRKRWLRSLAILLIVIAIIYGIWYFLVGSRHASTDNAYTNAESAQVMALVSGPVAQVFVSDTQQVQKGDLLVRLNPDDQKISLAKAEADFAAAERKFGQTSASSDALSQAIVAQQANVEQAEANYLSAQSTYHRAETDYNRRRSLVESGAVSRDEMTAISNALEKARAALLQSHAAVDQAHAAKEEAIGNFEANQALIKNTTVSTNPQVRAAKAALDQARLDNSRLEIRAPMAGVVTQRQVQVGQRVNVGTPIATIVPIEQIYVDANFKETQLGKVKVGQTATVKSDLYGGDVVYHGHVVGFSGGTGSAFSLIPAQNATGNWIKVVQRLPVRIALDPKELRAHPLRVGLSMEADIDLSSKN, translated from the coding sequence ATGGCAGATAACAATACCACGGTTCAGGCCGCCGCAGATCAGGGTGACAGCAAGCTGTCATTGGATAAACAGGACGCTACCCAGAATACCGCTTCCGAGCCGGATGAACAGAATAAATCCAATAGAAAACGCTGGTTACGCTCTCTAGCTATTCTGCTGATCGTGATCGCGATTATCTATGGTATCTGGTATTTCTTGGTCGGTTCCCGTCATGCGTCAACTGACAACGCTTATACTAATGCTGAATCCGCGCAGGTCATGGCCTTGGTCTCGGGGCCGGTCGCGCAGGTCTTTGTTTCCGATACCCAACAGGTTCAAAAAGGGGATTTGCTGGTTCGTCTTAATCCCGATGACCAAAAGATTTCTTTAGCAAAGGCTGAAGCTGATTTTGCAGCAGCAGAAAGAAAATTCGGACAGACTTCGGCTAGCAGTGATGCCTTGTCCCAAGCTATTGTTGCGCAGCAGGCTAATGTCGAGCAAGCTGAAGCCAATTACCTGTCCGCGCAGTCAACCTATCATCGGGCAGAAACCGACTATAACCGTCGTCGTTCCTTAGTTGAATCCGGTGCTGTGTCACGGGATGAAATGACGGCTATTTCTAATGCTTTGGAAAAAGCACGGGCGGCTTTGTTGCAAAGTCATGCTGCTGTCGATCAGGCTCATGCCGCAAAAGAAGAAGCAATCGGTAATTTTGAAGCCAATCAGGCTTTGATTAAAAACACAACGGTCAGCACCAACCCGCAAGTTCGTGCCGCCAAAGCTGCCTTGGATCAGGCGCGTTTAGACAATAGTCGTCTTGAAATTCGCGCCCCTATGGCAGGCGTTGTGACCCAAAGGCAAGTTCAGGTTGGTCAGCGTGTCAATGTCGGCACCCCGATTGCAACCATTGTGCCGATCGAACAGATTTATGTCGATGCCAATTTCAAAGAAACCCAGCTTGGCAAGGTCAAGGTTGGCCAGACGGCAACGGTCAAATCTGATCTTTACGGTGGTGATGTCGTCTATCACGGTCATGTCGTCGGTTTTTCAGGCGGCACCGGCTCTGCCTTTTCTCTTATCCCTGCCCAGAATGCGACGGGTAACTGGATCAAAGTTGTTCAGCGTTTGCCTGTCCGTATTGCCCTTGATCCCAAGGAATTGAGAGCCCATCCGTTGCGCGTGGGTTTGTCGATGGAGGCTGACATTGACCTTTCTTCAAAAAATTAG
- a CDS encoding efflux transporter outer membrane subunit, translating into MHLKRPLITSISVAALLLTGCASIPKLGKAPKVKDVHDYATAQSLAGNGSAWPGEGWWKSYGDPQLDQLMTEALAKAPDMAIAKARILSAAGSKQRAGAGLLPSVNGFVGTGAGHLMRDQEIRQGIKEAQGKSGSPSAGGDNFRDWGDGGSSFLTIRYNIDIWGGYRAKLAAATSEAKAAIVDSHEAALTLTTSIAAAYANLSRLFEERQVLNRTLAVRSHVLELTQQRLGHGLDNDSAMQDASARLANAQADLTANQESIDLVRHQIAALMGAGPDRGMAITRPQSVKLRAVGLPDNAALDLLGRRPDIVAARLTAEAAGYRVKVAKTQFYPNVSLNGIVGYQTRALEHMATHGLALGAASAALNLPIFRGGSLSGQYREAWATYQEAVASYDKTLSQALQQVADAATSQKQLNLQLDQTVQALNHAELSYNVLANRYKSGLVTYIEVLQGEENVLTLRKAVADLRARAFQLDVSLIQALGGGFTAA; encoded by the coding sequence ATGCATCTTAAACGACCACTCATTACCAGTATTTCTGTAGCAGCGCTATTGCTGACAGGATGTGCCTCAATTCCCAAATTGGGAAAAGCGCCAAAAGTAAAAGACGTGCATGATTATGCAACGGCGCAATCCCTTGCCGGTAATGGTTCCGCTTGGCCGGGTGAAGGTTGGTGGAAGTCTTATGGTGATCCCCAGCTTGACCAATTGATGACCGAGGCTTTGGCAAAAGCGCCGGATATGGCGATTGCTAAGGCACGCATTTTATCGGCGGCCGGTAGCAAGCAAAGAGCAGGGGCTGGATTGCTGCCTTCGGTGAATGGGTTTGTCGGAACGGGTGCCGGTCATTTAATGCGGGATCAGGAAATCCGGCAGGGTATTAAGGAAGCGCAAGGTAAGTCAGGCAGCCCTTCCGCTGGTGGTGATAATTTCAGAGATTGGGGTGATGGCGGATCATCATTCCTGACTATTCGTTATAATATTGATATCTGGGGTGGATATCGCGCCAAATTGGCAGCGGCCACATCGGAAGCAAAAGCGGCCATCGTGGATTCCCATGAAGCCGCTTTGACCCTGACGACCAGTATCGCGGCGGCCTATGCCAATCTGTCTCGTTTATTTGAAGAACGGCAGGTTCTAAATCGGACATTGGCTGTCCGTAGCCATGTATTGGAATTGACCCAGCAAAGATTGGGGCATGGGTTGGATAATGATTCAGCCATGCAAGATGCCAGTGCAAGGCTGGCTAATGCCCAAGCTGATCTGACGGCTAATCAGGAATCCATTGATCTGGTTCGGCATCAGATTGCCGCTTTGATGGGGGCAGGGCCTGATCGCGGTATGGCGATCACGCGGCCTCAATCTGTGAAATTGCGGGCAGTCGGTTTGCCGGATAATGCGGCTTTGGATCTTTTGGGGCGGCGGCCTGATATTGTGGCCGCGCGTTTGACAGCGGAAGCCGCCGGCTATCGCGTCAAAGTAGCAAAAACCCAATTTTATCCCAATGTCAGCCTAAACGGTATTGTCGGTTATCAGACGCGCGCTTTGGAGCATATGGCTACCCATGGTCTGGCTTTGGGAGCGGCAAGTGCGGCACTTAATCTCCCTATTTTCAGAGGTGGCAGCCTGTCCGGTCAATATCGCGAGGCATGGGCGACCTATCAGGAAGCCGTTGCCAGCTATGACAAAACCTTGTCACAGGCGTTGCAGCAGGTCGCTGATGCGGCAACCAGTCAAAAACAACTTAATCTTCAGCTTGACCAAACGGTTCAAGCCCTTAATCATGCCGAACTTTCCTATAATGTGTTAGCAAACCGCTATAAAAGCGGTCTCGTGACCTATATCGAGGTTTTGCAGGGGGAGGAAAACGTCCTGACCCTGAGAAAAGCAGTCGCCGATCTTCGGGCGAGAGCCTTCCAGCTTGATGTCTCTTTGATTCAGGCTTTGGGTGGCGGTTTTACGGCAGCATAA